TTCATGACATGGGATGGTTACAACTACGAGGATGCTGTTTTAATCAACGAACGTTTAGTTAGAGATGACATTTATACATCCATTCACATTGAAGAATATGAGTGTGATGCTAGAGATACCAAACTAGGTGCAGAAGAAATCACAAGAGAAATCCCTCAAGTTGGTGACGAAGCACTACGTAACCTTGACGAAAAAGGTGTAGTAAGAATTGGTGCAGAAGTAAAAGCAGGTGATATCCTTGTTGGTAAGATCACTCCAAAAGGTGAGACAGAATTAACTGCAGAAGAAAGACTATACCGTGCTATTTTCGGTGAAAAAGTTCGTGAAGTACGTGATACCTCAACAAGAGTTCCTCACGGTACAAGCGGTGTTGTTGTTGATATCAAAGAATTCTCACGTGAAAATGGTGATGAATTACGTAATGGTGTTAACGAACTAGTTAGAGTTTACATTGCTCAAAAACGAAAAATATCTGTCGGTGATAAGATGGCTGGTAGACACGGTAACAAAGGTGTTGTTTCCAGAATTTTACCTTCAGAAGATATGCCATACCTAGAAGATGGTACACCACTAGATATTGTATTAAACCCACTAGGTGTTCCTTCACGTATGAACATTGGTCAGTTACTAGAAGTTCACTTGGGAATGGCTGCTAAGAAGGCAGGATACAAAGTTGCAACTCCAGTATTCGATGGTGCAGACGAGCACGACATTCAAGAAATTCTTGAAGAATACGGAATCCAAAGCAATGGTAAGTCTGTCGTATACGATGGTCGTACAGGTGAGAGATTTGACAACGATGTAACAGTTGGTGTCATGTACTACTTGAAGTTACACCACTTAGTAGATGACAAGATCCACGCAAGAGCGATTGGACCATACTCATTAGTTACACAACAACCATTGGGTGGTAAAGCTCAATTCGGTGGTCAACGTTTCGGTGAGATGGAGGTTTGGGCACTTCAAGCTTATGGAGCAGCCTACACATTGCGTGAAATCTTAACTGTTAAGTCAGATGACGTACAAGGACGTACCAAGACATACGAGGCTATCGTTAAAGGTGAGAACATTCCTGATCCAGGAATTCCAGAGTCCTTCAAGGTCTTGATCCAAGAAATGCGCAGTTTAAGCTTGGATGTTAGAGTTTACTATCAAGATAAAGAAGTTGCTTTGAAAGAAGAAGTTGACGAAAGTGATTTAAACCCAAACATCAACTATGACACCAATAAATTACGCGAATTGATTAGCTCTATCGGCAATGATTCCGATTCAGATAATTAAGACTCTGCTAAATTTAGAGTGAAAGGAAAATAAATAATGGCTGATTTAAGACTTGTTGAGAGAGATAACAAAAAATTAAATAAAGATAATGAAGAAAATTTAGAGTTTGAGTCAATTGATATTAGATTAGCTTCACCTGAGCAAATTTTAAAATGGTCACATGGTGAAGTTAAGAAACCTGAAACTATTAACTATAGAACTCTAAAACCAGAAAAAGATGGTCTCTTCTGTGAAAGAATTTTCGGTCCTGCAAAAGACTACGAGTGTCACTGTGGAAAGTATAAGAAAATTCGTTATAGAGGAATTGTCTGTGACAAATGTGGTGTTGAAGTAACAAAATCAAAAGTAAGACGTGAAAGAATGGGTCACATCAAGCTAGCTGCCCCAGTATCACACATTTGGTACTTCCGTGGAATTCCAAGTCGTATGGCATTAATCTTAGACTTGTCTCCACGTCAACTAGAGCGTGTCCTATACTTCGCTAACTACATTGTTTTGGACCCAGGCAAAACAGGCCTAAAACTAAAACAAATCATTTCAGAAGCTGATTACCAAGAAACTGTTCGTAAGTTTGGTCGTGATGCTTTCCGTGCTGGTATGGGTGCAGAATCAATTCAAGAATTATTAGCACAAATCGACGTAGACAAAGAAACAGAAGATCTTCGTAACGATATTAAAGCAAGCAAAGGTCAAAAGAGAGTACGTTTAGTAAAACGTTTGGAAGTAATGGAAGCTTTTAGCCGTTCAGAAAACAAACCTGAGCACATGGTATTAGATGTTCTTCCAGTATTACCACCAGAGTTAAGACCAATGGTTCAATTAGACGGTGGACGTTTTGCAACATCAGACTTAAACGATCTTTATAGAAGAGTTATTAACAGAAATAACCGTTTAAACAAACTACTACAATTAGGTGCGCCAGAAATCATTATCCGTAATGAGAAACGTATGCTACAAGAATCTGTTGACTCATTAATTGACAACGGTCGTCGTGGTAGAGCAGTTGCTGGTGCAGGAAACAGAGCCTTGAAATCACTTTCAGAATTGCTAAAAGGTAAGCAAGGTCGTTTCCGTCAAAACTTGCTAGGTAAACGTGTTGACTACTCAGGACGTTCAGTTATCGTTATCGGTCCAGAGCTTAAGATGCACCAATGTGGTCTTCCTACAGAAATGGCGATTGAATTGTTCAAACCATTTGTTATGAGTAGATTAATGGACGAAGGTTACGCACACAATATTAAGACAGCTAAGACTTTAGTTGAACGTGGTGATGACGCAGTTTGGGATATTTTGGCAGAAGTTATCCAAGATCACCCAGTTATGTTAAACCGTGCCCCAACTCTTCACAGACTAGGTATCCAAGCATTTGAACCAGTACTAGTTCAGGGTAAAGCTATTAAACTACACCCACTAGCATGTACAGCTTTCAACGCTGACTTCGATGGTGACCAAATGGCTGTTCACGTACCTTTATCTGCAGAAGCAAAGGCTGAATGTAGATTCTTAATGCTACACTCAACCAACCTCTTGAAACCACAAGATGGTAAACCAGTAACCGTTCCTACCCAGGATATGGTCCTAGGTCTATATTACTTGACAATCGACAAAGAAAATTGTAAGGGTGATGGTAAGGTATTCACATCTTTAGACGAAGCTGAAATGGCTTATGACAAAGGTGATATTGAATTACACTCAACAATTACAGTTCGTTTCGATGGTGGTAAGAAATTTGGTAAGAATATTTATCACAGAGTTACATCAACTTACGGAAGATTCTTATTCAATCAAATAATTCCACAAAACTTAGGTTATGTTGACAGAACAGTAGCTGAGAACGAATTCGATCTAGAAGTTGATGAAGTTGTAGACAAAACAAAACTAGGAAATATTATTGAGCGCTTAATTCGCTACAATGGTTTGACCAAGACAGCAAGCATTTTGGATGATATCAAGAAATTGGGTTATCACTTTGCGACAAAATCAGGTATTTCTATCAGCGTTTTCGATATGGAAGTTCCTGGAGTCAAACAAGAATATCTACAAAAAGCTGAAGAAAAAGTTGAATTCATTAACAAACAACACCAAAGAGGTTTGTTAAATGAAGATGGACGTTCACAAGCTACAATCCAAGTTTGGACAAAGACAACTGATGACATTACAGAAGCATTGAAAGTAAACATGGACAGATACAACTCCATCGCAATGATGAGTCAATCTGGTGCTCGTGGTTCCATGTCACAGATCAAACAGCTAGCAGGTATGCGTGGTAACGTTAGTGATACTTCAGGTAAGACAATTGAGATTCCTATCAAGTCAAACCTACGTGAAGGTATGAACATCTTAGAGTTCTTTATCTCCTCACACGGTGCTCGTAAAGCTCTATCAGATACAGCGTTAAAGACAGCTGACTCTGGTTACCTAACAAGACGTTTGGTTGACGTTGCTCAAGATATCATCATTACTCAAGTTGAC
Above is a window of Fastidiosipila sanguinis DNA encoding:
- the rpoC gene encoding DNA-directed RNA polymerase subunit beta' encodes the protein MADLRLVERDNKKLNKDNEENLEFESIDIRLASPEQILKWSHGEVKKPETINYRTLKPEKDGLFCERIFGPAKDYECHCGKYKKIRYRGIVCDKCGVEVTKSKVRRERMGHIKLAAPVSHIWYFRGIPSRMALILDLSPRQLERVLYFANYIVLDPGKTGLKLKQIISEADYQETVRKFGRDAFRAGMGAESIQELLAQIDVDKETEDLRNDIKASKGQKRVRLVKRLEVMEAFSRSENKPEHMVLDVLPVLPPELRPMVQLDGGRFATSDLNDLYRRVINRNNRLNKLLQLGAPEIIIRNEKRMLQESVDSLIDNGRRGRAVAGAGNRALKSLSELLKGKQGRFRQNLLGKRVDYSGRSVIVIGPELKMHQCGLPTEMAIELFKPFVMSRLMDEGYAHNIKTAKTLVERGDDAVWDILAEVIQDHPVMLNRAPTLHRLGIQAFEPVLVQGKAIKLHPLACTAFNADFDGDQMAVHVPLSAEAKAECRFLMLHSTNLLKPQDGKPVTVPTQDMVLGLYYLTIDKENCKGDGKVFTSLDEAEMAYDKGDIELHSTITVRFDGGKKFGKNIYHRVTSTYGRFLFNQIIPQNLGYVDRTVAENEFDLEVDEVVDKTKLGNIIERLIRYNGLTKTASILDDIKKLGYHFATKSGISISVFDMEVPGVKQEYLQKAEEKVEFINKQHQRGLLNEDGRSQATIQVWTKTTDDITEALKVNMDRYNSIAMMSQSGARGSMSQIKQLAGMRGNVSDTSGKTIEIPIKSNLREGMNILEFFISSHGARKALSDTALKTADSGYLTRRLVDVAQDIIITQVDCGSEDSVTMTALTSGSGASKRVISTLADRIVGRYAAEDIIDPETGEVICNAGKLITNKKAEKVELTEIEAVKIRSVLTCEAKHGVCAKCYGTNLATGSKAEIGESVGIMAAQSIGEPGTQLTMRTFHTGGIALSGEDITQGLPRVEELFEARKPKGQAIMSQTAGIVSIKDSSKRKTEVEVTDAEGKVKKYNVPYGSTLLIEEGDSIEAGDLITEGSINPHDIMKVSGVAGVARYITSEVIKVYNNNGIDINDKHVEIICRQMMRKVRVNEAGDTELPTGGVVDIFNFREENTRVNNEGGEIAEGERLLLGITKASLATESWLSAASFQETTRVLTDVAVKGKRDELIGLKENVIIGTLIPAGTGLAYYRNLTPVPVIEENKEILENVLENAEELEDTDSEKVIN